In the Kribbella sp. NBC_00482 genome, one interval contains:
- a CDS encoding peptidase inhibitor family I36 protein, which yields MLKRMAGIGAGVLLTGATLIAGATEAQAEPGGCKPGQFCAWYYSDYSGPAVKEYGDATWPGAGGLTGDGKIGNDDTAWFNNGTPCAGCDHVRVYNVGSTSGKVTLCVHLGHWGKYNKTIDTHQAYNKGDMHRWGPECRSGEPQL from the coding sequence ATGCTCAAACGCATGGCCGGCATCGGCGCCGGCGTCCTACTCACCGGAGCGACCCTGATCGCAGGCGCAACCGAGGCGCAGGCAGAACCAGGCGGTTGCAAACCCGGACAGTTCTGCGCCTGGTACTACTCGGACTACAGCGGTCCTGCCGTCAAGGAGTACGGCGACGCCACCTGGCCCGGCGCGGGCGGCCTGACCGGCGACGGCAAGATCGGCAACGACGACACGGCGTGGTTCAACAACGGCACCCCCTGCGCGGGCTGCGACCACGTCCGGGTGTACAACGTGGGCAGCACCAGTGGGAAGGTGACGCTGTGCGTCCATCTGGGGCACTGGGGAAAGTACAACAAGACCATCGACACCCATCAGGCCTACAACAAGGGCGACATGCACCGTTGGGGGCCGGAGTGCCGCAGCGGCGAGCCGCAGCTGTGA
- a CDS encoding polyprenyl synthetase family protein: protein MSPTPLPAESLGFEFADAALESRVRAGLERVEQALLDATQSEAPFVTAASQHVMLAGGKRFRPLLVLLAAEFGADVSSDDVVKSAVVVELTHVATLHHDDVMDEAVLRRGSSTANARWDNSVAILSGDWLFARASDLVADLGPEAVRIQARTFGRLVEGQIRETMGVGEGQDPLKHYLSVVADKTGSLIATSALFGARYAGASEEIQESLRAFGEEIGVAFQLADDLLDIASESGQSGKTPGTDLREGVPTLPVLIFRAQADPTDPTDARLLDLLESDLSDDARLAETLDLLRSHAAFRQAEDDVRRRAADARKLLATLPEGPGREALDALCDLVATRSV from the coding sequence TTGAGTCCGACCCCGCTGCCGGCCGAGAGCCTGGGATTCGAGTTCGCCGACGCGGCGCTCGAGTCCCGGGTTCGTGCTGGGCTGGAGCGTGTGGAGCAGGCCCTGCTCGACGCGACCCAGTCGGAGGCGCCGTTCGTCACGGCCGCCTCGCAGCACGTCATGCTTGCCGGCGGCAAGCGGTTCCGGCCGCTGCTGGTGCTGCTGGCGGCGGAGTTCGGTGCTGACGTCTCGTCCGACGATGTCGTGAAGTCGGCGGTCGTCGTCGAGCTCACTCATGTGGCGACGCTGCACCACGACGACGTGATGGACGAGGCCGTGCTGCGGCGGGGCTCGTCGACGGCGAACGCCCGGTGGGACAACTCGGTCGCGATCCTGTCCGGTGACTGGCTGTTCGCCCGCGCGTCGGACCTGGTCGCGGACCTCGGGCCGGAAGCGGTCCGGATCCAGGCCCGCACCTTCGGCCGCCTGGTCGAGGGCCAGATCCGCGAGACGATGGGTGTTGGCGAAGGCCAAGACCCGCTGAAGCACTACCTGTCGGTGGTGGCGGACAAGACCGGCTCGCTGATCGCGACGTCCGCGCTCTTCGGCGCCCGGTACGCCGGTGCGTCCGAGGAGATCCAGGAGTCGCTGCGGGCGTTCGGCGAGGAGATCGGTGTGGCCTTCCAGCTCGCCGACGACCTTCTGGACATCGCGTCGGAGTCCGGCCAGTCCGGCAAGACCCCCGGCACCGACCTCCGCGAGGGCGTTCCGACCCTCCCGGTCCTGATCTTCCGTGCTCAGGCAGACCCCACGGATCCCACGGACGCCCGCCTCCTGGACCTCCTGGAATCCGACCTCTCCGACGACGCCCGCCTCGCGGAGACCTTGGACCTGCTCCGCTCGCACGCCGCCTTCCGCCAGGCCGAAGACGACGTACGCCGCCGCGCGGCCGACGCCCGAAAACTCCTCGCCACCCTTCCCGAGGGCCCCGGCCGAGAAGCCCTCGACGCCCTCTGCGACCTGGTAGCCACCCGCTCGGTCTGA
- the nuoN gene encoding NADH-quinone oxidoreductase subunit NuoN: protein MLLPLADFTAPKIEYNELAPLFVVFGAACLGVLVEAFLPRPLRHLVQLAIAVVAVVVSGVLTGILMNGKKELLAAQGAISVDGPALFTWLILLALSLISVLLFAERSIDGGLSAFAGQAAAVPGSEAEREGTAARVEHTEIFPLTLFAVGGMMLFAASNDLLILFVALEVFSLPLYLLCGLARRRRLISQEAAMKYFLLGAFSSAFLLFGIALLYGYAGTMSLGGIADALASDTGSDTILLAGTGLLGVGLLFKVGGVPFHSWTPDVYQGAPTPVTGFMAACTKIAAFVGLMRVFYVALGGSRWDWAPMMWIIAILTMVVGSIVAITQTDVKRMLAYSSIAHAGFLLTAFVGLAQAGSGVHNGITSTQAVLFYLVSYGFPTIGAFAVVTLVRDAGGEATHLSRWAGLGKKSPLLAGIFAFFLLSFAGIPLTAGFTGKWAVFSAAWTGGAWPLVVVAVLSSLVAAFFYVRVIVLMFFSDLPADAPDVALPGWQTTSAVALGLAATVVLGLVPGPVLDLAARAGEFIR from the coding sequence ATGTTGCTGCCGCTGGCGGACTTCACGGCGCCCAAGATCGAGTACAACGAGCTGGCTCCGCTGTTCGTCGTGTTCGGCGCGGCGTGCCTCGGCGTCCTGGTCGAGGCGTTCCTGCCGCGGCCGTTGCGGCACCTGGTGCAGCTGGCGATCGCGGTGGTCGCCGTGGTCGTGTCCGGTGTGCTGACCGGCATCCTGATGAACGGCAAGAAGGAACTGCTCGCCGCCCAGGGTGCGATCTCGGTCGACGGCCCGGCGCTGTTCACCTGGCTGATCCTGCTGGCGCTGTCGCTGATCAGCGTGCTGCTGTTCGCGGAGCGCTCGATCGACGGCGGCCTGTCCGCGTTCGCCGGCCAAGCGGCCGCCGTACCGGGGTCCGAGGCCGAGCGCGAGGGTACGGCGGCGCGCGTCGAGCACACCGAGATCTTCCCGCTGACGCTGTTCGCGGTCGGCGGCATGATGCTGTTCGCGGCGTCGAACGACCTGCTGATCCTGTTCGTCGCGCTCGAGGTCTTCTCGCTGCCGCTCTACCTGCTGTGCGGTCTGGCGCGTCGTCGCCGGCTGATCTCGCAGGAAGCCGCGATGAAGTACTTCCTGCTCGGTGCGTTCTCGTCGGCGTTCCTGCTGTTCGGGATCGCGCTGCTGTACGGGTACGCGGGCACGATGTCGCTCGGCGGGATCGCCGACGCGCTCGCCTCGGACACCGGGAGCGACACCATCCTGCTCGCCGGCACCGGCCTGCTGGGTGTCGGCCTGCTGTTCAAGGTCGGCGGCGTACCGTTCCACTCCTGGACGCCGGACGTGTACCAGGGCGCTCCGACGCCGGTCACCGGCTTCATGGCGGCCTGCACCAAGATCGCCGCGTTCGTCGGCCTGATGCGGGTCTTCTACGTCGCGCTCGGCGGCTCGCGCTGGGACTGGGCGCCGATGATGTGGATCATCGCGATCCTCACCATGGTCGTCGGTTCGATCGTCGCGATCACGCAGACCGACGTCAAGCGGATGCTGGCCTACTCCTCGATCGCGCACGCGGGCTTCCTGCTGACCGCGTTCGTCGGCCTCGCGCAGGCCGGGAGCGGCGTCCACAACGGCATCACCTCGACGCAGGCGGTGCTGTTCTACCTGGTCTCGTACGGCTTCCCGACCATCGGCGCGTTCGCGGTCGTCACGCTGGTGCGCGACGCGGGCGGCGAGGCGACGCACCTGTCCCGCTGGGCGGGCCTGGGCAAGAAGTCGCCGCTGCTGGCCGGGATCTTCGCGTTCTTCCTGCTGTCCTTCGCCGGCATTCCGCTGACCGCGGGCTTCACCGGCAAGTGGGCGGTCTTCAGCGCGGCGTGGACCGGTGGCGCGTGGCCGCTGGTCGTCGTCGCGGTCCTGTCCAGCCTGGTCGCCGCGTTCTTCTACGTCCGCGTGATCGTGCTGATGTTCTTCTCCGACCTGCCGGCCGACGCGCCGGACGTGGCGCTGCCGGGTTGGCAGACCACGTCGGCGGTCGCTCTGGGTCTTGCCGCCACGGTGGTTCTCGGTCTGGTTCCCGGACCGGTGCTCGACCTGGCGGCCCGAGCTGGTGAGTTCATCCGTTGA
- a CDS encoding NADH-quinone oxidoreductase subunit M: protein MNIGWLTLLLLLPFVGAIATMLVPKAKALTAKQVALGFSLVTLVLTAIVAIGYHRNGGEEYAETHTWIKAFGAHYALGLDGVGIVLVVLTALLTPIVMIASWNDASHGRWSEKSFFAWILGLEALSIGVFSATDVFLFYVLFEATLIPMYFLIGGFGGPQRSYAAVKFLLYSLLGGLLMLASVVGLYVVSAKQGEPSYLLADLMKLDISQNTERWLFLGFFFAFAVKAPMVPFHTWLPDAAGEATPGTSVLLVGILDKIGTFGMIRFCLGLFPNASEWATPVVLVLALISVLYGALLAIGQTDIKRLIAYTSISHFGFIVMGIFALTSQGLTGSTLYMFNHGLSTAALFLVAGYLISRRGSARIADYGGVEKVAPVLAGTFLFAGLSSLALPGLSPFISEFMVLAGTFSRHKVIAVIAVLGIVLAALYILLMYQRTMTGPVRDGIEKLKDLNAREVLAIAPLVVLIIGLGIFPKPVVDIIKPAVDETMQRVGVTDKAPQIPVTEGQK, encoded by the coding sequence GTGAACATCGGTTGGCTGACCCTGTTATTGCTCCTGCCGTTCGTCGGGGCCATCGCGACGATGCTGGTGCCGAAGGCGAAAGCGCTGACGGCCAAGCAGGTCGCGCTCGGGTTCTCGCTCGTGACGCTGGTGCTGACCGCGATCGTCGCGATCGGCTACCACCGCAACGGCGGCGAGGAGTACGCCGAGACGCACACCTGGATCAAGGCCTTCGGCGCGCACTACGCGCTCGGCCTCGACGGTGTCGGCATCGTGCTGGTGGTGCTGACCGCGCTGCTGACGCCGATCGTGATGATCGCGTCCTGGAACGACGCGTCGCACGGCCGCTGGTCGGAGAAGTCCTTCTTCGCCTGGATCCTCGGCCTCGAGGCGCTGTCGATCGGCGTGTTCTCCGCCACCGACGTGTTCCTCTTCTACGTGCTGTTCGAGGCCACGCTGATCCCGATGTACTTCCTGATCGGCGGCTTCGGCGGCCCGCAGCGTTCGTACGCCGCGGTGAAGTTCCTGCTCTACTCGCTGCTCGGCGGTCTGCTGATGCTGGCGTCGGTCGTCGGCCTGTACGTCGTCTCGGCGAAGCAGGGCGAACCGTCGTACCTGCTGGCCGACCTGATGAAGCTGGACATCAGCCAGAACACCGAGCGCTGGCTCTTCCTCGGCTTCTTCTTCGCCTTCGCGGTGAAGGCGCCGATGGTGCCGTTCCACACCTGGCTGCCGGACGCGGCCGGTGAGGCGACGCCGGGTACGTCGGTGCTGCTGGTCGGCATCCTGGACAAGATCGGCACCTTCGGGATGATCCGGTTCTGCCTGGGCCTGTTCCCGAACGCGTCCGAGTGGGCCACCCCGGTGGTCCTGGTGCTGGCGCTGATCTCGGTGCTGTACGGCGCGCTGCTGGCGATCGGCCAGACCGACATCAAGCGCCTGATCGCGTACACCTCGATCTCGCACTTCGGCTTCATCGTGATGGGTATCTTCGCGCTGACGTCGCAGGGCCTGACCGGGTCGACGCTGTACATGTTCAACCACGGTCTCTCCACCGCGGCGCTGTTCCTGGTCGCCGGGTACCTGATCTCCCGGCGCGGGTCCGCGCGGATCGCCGACTACGGCGGGGTGGAGAAGGTCGCCCCGGTGCTGGCCGGCACGTTCCTGTTCGCGGGCCTGTCCAGCCTGGCGCTGCCCGGTCTGTCGCCGTTCATCTCCGAGTTCATGGTGCTGGCCGGGACGTTCAGCCGGCACAAGGTGATCGCGGTGATCGCCGTACTCGGTATCGTGCTGGCCGCGTTGTACATCCTGCTGATGTACCAACGCACAATGACCGGTCCGGTCCGCGACGGGATCGAGAAGCTGAAGGACCTGAACGCGCGTGAGGTGCTGGCGATCGCGCCGCTCGTGGTCCTGATCATCGGCCTGGGGATCTTCCCGAAGCCGGTGGTCGACATCATCAAGCCCGCGGTCGACGAGACCATGCAGCGGGTCGGCGTGACCGACAAGGCACCGCAGATCCCCGTGACGGAGGGACAGAAGTGA
- the nuoL gene encoding NADH-quinone oxidoreductase subunit L codes for MSHELTWLLVAVPALSAAILLLGGKATNAWGHLLGTLAPVISFAFGVVLFFQMRGQASEERSETVRLFEWFSVGQIKVDFTLLIDPLSILFVLLITGVGSLIHIYSIGYMEHDPRRRRFFGYLNLFIAAMLLLVLAADYLLVFVGWEGVGLASYLLIGFWQHKNSAAVAAKKAFVVNRVGDIGLSLAVMSMWALFGTSAFAGVNAGAEHVSSTWATLLGLMLLLAACGKSAQVPLQSWLLDAMEGPTPVSALIHAATMVTAGVYLVVRSHAIYEVTDAASTAVVIVGTVTALAGAIIGCAKDDIKKALAGSTMSQIGYMMLAAGLGPAGYVFAIFHLLTHGFFKANMFLGAGSVMHGMNDDVNMRHYGALRTPMKITFATFAFGYLAILGIPPFAGFFSKDKIIEAAFADNTVIGLCALLGAGITAFYMTRVMLMTFFGKKRWAEDVHPHESPAVMTWPLIILAALSLGGGALYFAGHWIVDWLEPIVGHEEHHPPVSALVMTLITLAVVAVGIVIAVLKYRRDIPREAPAGSPVTVFARRDLFGDALNEAVLMRPGQYLTRTLVWLDNRGVDGLVNGLAALFGGLSGRLRRFQTGFVRSYALSMVFGAAFVVVALLAVRLS; via the coding sequence ATGAGTCATGAGCTGACGTGGCTGCTGGTCGCGGTACCGGCTTTGTCCGCGGCGATCCTGCTGCTCGGTGGCAAGGCCACCAACGCGTGGGGTCACCTGCTGGGCACGCTGGCGCCGGTGATCTCCTTCGCCTTCGGCGTCGTGCTGTTCTTCCAGATGCGGGGCCAGGCGAGCGAGGAGCGGTCCGAGACGGTCCGGCTGTTCGAGTGGTTCTCGGTCGGCCAGATCAAGGTCGACTTCACGCTGCTGATCGACCCGCTGTCGATCCTGTTCGTGCTGCTGATCACCGGTGTGGGTTCGCTGATCCACATCTACTCGATCGGCTACATGGAGCACGACCCGCGCCGGCGGCGGTTCTTCGGCTACCTGAACCTGTTCATCGCGGCGATGCTGCTGCTGGTGCTCGCGGCCGACTACCTGCTGGTCTTCGTCGGCTGGGAGGGCGTCGGTCTGGCGTCGTACCTGCTGATCGGTTTCTGGCAGCACAAGAACTCGGCCGCGGTCGCCGCGAAGAAGGCGTTCGTGGTGAACCGGGTCGGTGACATCGGCCTCTCGCTCGCGGTGATGAGCATGTGGGCGCTCTTCGGCACCTCGGCCTTCGCAGGAGTGAACGCCGGCGCCGAGCACGTCTCGAGCACCTGGGCCACGCTGCTCGGCCTGATGCTGCTGCTGGCCGCCTGCGGTAAGTCCGCGCAGGTGCCGCTGCAGTCCTGGCTGCTGGACGCGATGGAGGGCCCGACCCCGGTGTCGGCGCTGATCCACGCGGCGACCATGGTCACGGCCGGCGTCTACCTGGTGGTCCGGTCGCACGCGATCTACGAGGTCACCGACGCCGCGTCCACCGCGGTGGTGATCGTCGGTACGGTCACCGCGCTCGCCGGTGCGATCATCGGTTGCGCCAAGGACGACATCAAGAAGGCCCTGGCCGGTTCGACGATGAGCCAGATCGGCTACATGATGCTCGCCGCGGGTCTCGGCCCGGCCGGGTACGTGTTCGCGATCTTCCACCTGCTCACCCACGGCTTCTTCAAGGCCAACATGTTCCTCGGCGCCGGCTCGGTCATGCACGGCATGAACGACGACGTGAACATGCGCCACTACGGCGCCCTGCGGACGCCGATGAAGATCACCTTCGCGACCTTCGCGTTCGGCTACCTGGCGATCCTCGGCATCCCGCCGTTCGCCGGCTTCTTCAGCAAGGACAAGATCATCGAGGCCGCGTTCGCGGACAACACGGTGATCGGTCTGTGCGCGCTGCTCGGCGCCGGGATCACCGCGTTCTACATGACGCGGGTGATGCTGATGACGTTCTTCGGCAAGAAGCGCTGGGCCGAGGACGTGCACCCGCACGAGTCGCCGGCCGTGATGACCTGGCCGCTGATCATCCTGGCGGCGCTGTCGCTGGGCGGCGGCGCGCTGTACTTCGCGGGTCACTGGATCGTCGACTGGCTGGAGCCGATCGTCGGTCACGAGGAGCACCACCCGCCGGTGAGTGCCCTGGTGATGACGCTGATCACCCTCGCGGTGGTTGCCGTCGGCATCGTCATCGCGGTGCTCAAGTACCGCCGGGACATCCCGCGGGAGGCGCCGGCCGGTTCGCCGGTCACCGTCTTCGCCCGCCGGGACCTGTTCGGCGACGCGCTGAACGAGGCGGTCCTGATGCGGCCCGGGCAGTACCTGACCCGGACGCTGGTCTGGCTCGACAACCGGGGCGTCGACGGCCTGGTCAACGGCCTGGCCGCACTCTTCGGCGGTCTGTCCGGCCGGCTCCGCCGGTTCCAGACGGGCTTCGTCCGTTCGTACGCACTCAGCATGGTCTTCGGCGCCGCATTCGTGGTCGTCGCCCTCCTCGCGGTGAGGTTGTCGTGA
- the nuoK gene encoding NADH-quinone oxidoreductase subunit NuoK, giving the protein MSTEPYIVLAAILFSIGALGVLVRRNAIVVFMCVELMLNATNLAFVSFARQHGNLDGQIAAFFVMVVAAAEVVIGLAIIMAIFRTRRSASVDDANLLKY; this is encoded by the coding sequence GTGAGTACCGAGCCGTACATCGTGCTCGCGGCGATCCTGTTCAGTATCGGCGCGCTGGGCGTGCTGGTACGCCGGAACGCGATCGTCGTCTTCATGTGCGTCGAGCTGATGCTGAACGCGACCAACCTCGCGTTCGTGAGCTTCGCCCGCCAGCACGGCAACCTCGACGGCCAGATCGCCGCCTTCTTCGTGATGGTGGTGGCCGCGGCCGAGGTCGTGATCGGGCTGGCGATCATCATGGCCATCTTCCGCACCCGTCGCTCGGCCTCGGTCGACGACGCCAACCTGCTCAAGTACTGA
- a CDS encoding NADH-quinone oxidoreductase subunit J, translated as MIGLVTGPQVAFWLLAPVMILAAIGMVLVRKAVHSALLLATVMICLAVQYAAQDAPFLFAVQIIVYTGAILMLFLFVLMLVGVDASDSLVETIRGQRLLAGIAFLGFGALLVAAVGNAVYGNPTGLAEAQPDGNPKGIAQLLFGKYVFAFEVTSALLITAAMGAMMLAHRERLTKKKTQRDHAEERIRKYAEQGIHPGPLPTPGVLARHNAVDTPALLPDGSIAPTSVSRVLQARGTVFPEAEERADVDEVRTLTAEGEFPVEEDDK; from the coding sequence ATGATCGGGTTGGTCACCGGGCCGCAGGTCGCGTTCTGGCTGCTGGCCCCGGTCATGATCCTGGCCGCGATCGGCATGGTGCTGGTCCGTAAGGCGGTGCACTCGGCGCTGCTGCTGGCGACCGTGATGATCTGCCTCGCGGTGCAGTACGCCGCGCAGGACGCGCCGTTCCTGTTCGCCGTACAGATCATCGTCTACACCGGCGCGATCCTGATGCTGTTCCTGTTCGTGCTGATGCTGGTCGGCGTCGACGCGTCCGACTCGCTGGTCGAGACGATCCGCGGTCAGCGGCTGCTCGCCGGGATCGCGTTCCTCGGCTTCGGCGCACTGCTGGTCGCCGCCGTCGGCAACGCGGTCTACGGCAACCCGACCGGGCTCGCCGAGGCGCAGCCGGACGGCAACCCGAAGGGCATCGCGCAACTGCTGTTCGGCAAGTACGTGTTCGCCTTCGAGGTCACGTCGGCGCTGCTGATCACCGCGGCGATGGGCGCCATGATGCTGGCCCACCGCGAGCGGCTGACCAAGAAGAAGACGCAGCGCGACCACGCCGAGGAGCGGATCCGCAAGTACGCCGAACAGGGCATCCACCCCGGCCCGCTGCCGACGCCGGGCGTCCTGGCCCGGCACAACGCCGTCGACACCCCGGCCCTGCTGCCGGACGGGTCGATCGCACCGACCTCGGTTTCGCGGGTGCTCCAGGCACGTGGCACCGTGTTCCCCGAAGCCGAGGAGCGCGCGGACGTCGACGAGGTCCGCACGCTCACCGCCGAAGGCGAGTTCCCGGTCGAGGAGGACGACAAGTGA
- the nuoI gene encoding NADH-quinone oxidoreductase subunit NuoI: MASVKESLWDPVAGFGVTFRTMFRKVFTEEYPFYKKPTAPRFHGRHQLNRWPDGLEKCVGCELCAWACPADAIYVEGADNADDSTGRFSPGERYGRVYQINYLRCILCGLCIEACPTRALTMTNEYELADTSRESLIYEKKDLLAPLLPGMQEPPHEMQLGKTEKDYYLGLTGGASHADGRDAK; this comes from the coding sequence GTGGCTAGTGTCAAAGAGTCCCTCTGGGACCCGGTAGCCGGGTTCGGGGTCACCTTCCGGACGATGTTCCGGAAGGTGTTCACCGAGGAGTACCCGTTCTACAAGAAGCCGACCGCACCGCGCTTCCACGGCCGGCACCAGCTGAACCGCTGGCCGGACGGGCTGGAGAAGTGCGTCGGCTGCGAGCTGTGCGCGTGGGCCTGCCCCGCGGACGCGATCTACGTCGAGGGCGCGGACAACGCGGACGATTCGACCGGTCGCTTCTCGCCCGGTGAGCGCTACGGCCGCGTCTACCAGATCAACTACCTGCGCTGCATCCTCTGCGGTCTGTGCATCGAGGCCTGCCCGACCCGGGCGCTCACCATGACCAACGAGTACGAGCTGGCCGACACCAGCCGCGAGTCCCTCATCTACGAGAAGAAGGACCTGCTGGCGCCGCTGCTCCCGGGCATGCAGGAGCCGCCGCACGAGATGCAGCTCGGCAAGACCGAGAAGGACTACTACCTCGGTCTGACCGGCGGGGCATCGCACGCCGACGGGAGGGACGCCAAATGA
- the nuoH gene encoding NADH-quinone oxidoreductase subunit NuoH: MMPLAVPDAGVGHDPWWVILIKVLFIFVFLVVLTLFNIWWERRVVARMQHRIGPNVHGPQGLLQSLADGVKLMLKEDLMPKGVDRLVFVLAPAIVAVPAFLTFAVIPFGPTVKIPFTDTYTRLQLTDLPVSVLYVMAIASIGIYGIVLGGWSSNSTYSLLGGLRSSAQMISYEVAMGLALVTVFLFAGSLSTSEIVAAQSHQTVHWFGAEIPLPGWYAFLLFPSFVIYVISMVGETNRAPFDLPEAEGELVAGFLTEYSSIKYAMFFLAEYINMATVSALATTLFLGGWRAPWPISIWDGANSGFWPVLWFMGKLMCFIFFYIWLRGTLPRLRYDQFMKFGWKVLIPISLAWILLVATVRAVGRETNFSRTTLLVAAAVVLVIAVISMFVPQKPKEEPAEVADGEEFDAFAGGFPVPPPLPSQQTEPKSKAGSRG, from the coding sequence ATGATGCCGCTCGCGGTACCGGACGCCGGGGTCGGACACGATCCTTGGTGGGTCATCCTCATCAAGGTGCTGTTCATCTTCGTCTTCCTGGTGGTGCTGACGCTCTTCAACATCTGGTGGGAACGCCGGGTGGTGGCGCGGATGCAGCACCGGATCGGCCCGAACGTGCACGGCCCGCAGGGTCTGCTGCAGTCGCTGGCCGACGGTGTGAAGCTGATGCTCAAGGAAGACCTGATGCCGAAGGGCGTCGACCGGCTGGTCTTCGTCCTGGCGCCGGCGATCGTCGCCGTACCGGCCTTCCTCACCTTCGCGGTGATCCCGTTCGGCCCGACGGTGAAGATCCCGTTCACCGACACCTACACCCGGCTGCAGCTCACCGACCTGCCGGTCTCGGTGCTGTACGTGATGGCGATCGCCTCGATCGGCATCTACGGCATCGTGCTCGGCGGCTGGTCGTCGAACTCGACGTACTCGCTGCTCGGTGGTCTGCGGTCCAGCGCGCAGATGATCTCGTACGAGGTCGCGATGGGACTGGCGCTGGTGACGGTGTTCCTGTTCGCGGGCTCGCTGTCCACCTCGGAGATCGTGGCGGCGCAGTCGCACCAGACCGTGCACTGGTTCGGGGCCGAGATCCCGCTGCCCGGGTGGTACGCGTTCCTGCTCTTCCCGTCGTTCGTGATCTACGTGATCTCGATGGTCGGCGAGACGAACCGGGCGCCGTTCGACCTGCCCGAGGCCGAGGGCGAGCTGGTCGCGGGCTTCCTGACCGAGTACTCCTCGATCAAGTACGCGATGTTCTTCCTGGCCGAGTACATCAACATGGCGACCGTCTCCGCGCTGGCCACCACGCTGTTCCTGGGCGGCTGGCGGGCGCCGTGGCCGATCTCGATCTGGGACGGCGCGAACTCCGGCTTCTGGCCGGTGCTGTGGTTCATGGGCAAGCTGATGTGCTTCATCTTCTTCTACATCTGGCTGCGCGGAACGCTGCCGCGACTGCGCTACGACCAGTTCATGAAGTTCGGCTGGAAGGTCCTGATCCCGATCTCGCTGGCCTGGATCCTGCTGGTCGCCACCGTGCGTGCGGTCGGCCGCGAGACCAACTTCAGCCGTACGACGCTGCTGGTCGCGGCCGCGGTCGTGCTGGTGATCGCGGTGATCAGCATGTTCGTCCCGCAGAAGCCCAAGGAAGAGCCGGCTGAGGTCGCCGACGGCGAGGAGTTCGACGCCTTCGCCGGCGGGTTCCCGGTGCCACCACCGCTCCCCAGTCAGCAGACCGAGCCGAAATCGAAGGCAGGCAGTCGTGGCTAG